A part of Paenarthrobacter sp. A20 genomic DNA contains:
- the crtI gene encoding phytoene desaturase family protein, giving the protein MTRTVVIGGGIAGLATAALLAHEGHEVQLLEQRDRVGGRAGSLERNGFRWDTGPSWYLMPGVFDHFFRLLGTSAAEQLDLHTLSPAYRVFSEPNHDGVRPDPLTVPLGSDQVLETFEGVEPGSAKELTSYLASARHTTEMAERFFLYNPFTKLQALLHPEVVRSLPRLAQLLLTPLDKYVSQRFQHPVLRQVLGYPAVFLGTNPAAAPAMYHLMSALDLGDGVQYPMGGFHELVGRLEALAVDAGVRIHTGAEAQKITTREASRTKKLGRFDGVRLPAPLSGKDCREVTGVKWRDHAGAEHYSVADLVVSGADLHHTETQLLGVRDRSYNSKYWQSRTSGPGAVLVMLGVKGSLPELPHHSLFFTRDWEANFAAIFGEETSIPDPASIYVCKPSATDSGVAPQGHENLFVLVPVPADPQLGAGGPDGSGDALIERTADAAIDQIARWANIPDLRERIVVRHTTGPADFVHEYNSWRGGMLGPAHTLRQSAMFRAQNASKRVRGLYYAGATTAPGVGVPMCLISAELVLKRIRGDHSPGPTTVRPVASRIG; this is encoded by the coding sequence ATGACCCGGACAGTGGTGATCGGCGGTGGCATCGCGGGGCTTGCCACGGCCGCACTCCTCGCCCATGAAGGACACGAGGTCCAGCTCCTCGAGCAGCGCGACCGGGTTGGCGGGCGCGCGGGCAGCCTTGAACGGAACGGCTTCCGGTGGGACACCGGCCCTTCCTGGTACCTGATGCCGGGAGTCTTCGACCACTTCTTCCGGTTGCTCGGCACCAGCGCTGCCGAACAGTTGGACCTTCACACCCTCAGTCCCGCGTACCGCGTCTTCAGCGAACCAAACCACGACGGCGTGCGGCCGGACCCCCTGACGGTCCCCTTGGGCAGCGATCAGGTCTTGGAGACTTTCGAGGGAGTTGAGCCTGGCAGCGCGAAGGAGCTCACCTCCTACCTCGCCTCCGCCAGGCACACGACGGAGATGGCGGAACGCTTTTTCCTCTATAACCCGTTCACCAAATTGCAGGCACTGCTCCATCCGGAGGTGGTGCGGAGTTTGCCCAGGCTCGCGCAACTGCTCCTGACGCCCCTCGATAAGTACGTCTCCCAGCGGTTCCAGCACCCTGTTCTGCGTCAGGTCCTCGGATACCCGGCGGTTTTCCTTGGCACCAACCCCGCAGCTGCTCCCGCCATGTACCACTTGATGAGTGCCTTGGACCTGGGCGACGGCGTGCAGTATCCGATGGGCGGGTTCCACGAGCTCGTGGGCCGGCTTGAGGCGCTGGCAGTGGACGCCGGCGTCAGGATCCACACCGGAGCGGAAGCCCAAAAGATCACCACGCGCGAGGCCTCCCGGACCAAGAAGCTGGGCCGCTTCGATGGCGTCAGGCTCCCTGCTCCTCTTTCCGGGAAGGACTGCCGGGAGGTCACCGGGGTAAAGTGGCGCGACCATGCCGGTGCGGAGCATTACAGCGTTGCGGACCTCGTGGTCTCCGGCGCCGACCTGCACCACACCGAAACCCAACTGCTGGGTGTCAGGGACCGGAGCTACAACAGCAAGTACTGGCAGAGCCGCACCAGCGGTCCCGGCGCAGTCCTGGTCATGCTTGGCGTGAAGGGTTCGCTGCCGGAACTTCCCCACCACTCCCTGTTCTTCACGCGGGACTGGGAGGCGAACTTCGCCGCGATCTTCGGGGAGGAGACCAGCATCCCCGACCCCGCCTCCATCTACGTCTGCAAACCCAGCGCCACCGACTCCGGCGTCGCCCCGCAGGGCCACGAAAACCTCTTCGTCCTGGTTCCCGTCCCGGCCGATCCGCAGCTTGGCGCCGGTGGTCCCGACGGTAGCGGCGATGCCCTCATCGAGCGGACCGCCGACGCCGCCATCGACCAGATCGCCCGTTGGGCCAACATCCCGGACCTCCGCGAGAGGATCGTTGTCCGGCACACCACGGGCCCCGCTGACTTCGTCCACGAGTACAACTCATGGCGCGGCGGCATGCTGGGACCGGCACACACGCTAAGGCAGAGCGCAATGTTCAGGGCCCAGAACGCCTCCAAGCGTGTGCGTGGCCTCTACTACGCCGGCGCCACCACTGCCCCCGGCGTGGGGGTACCGATGTGCCTCATCAGTGCAGAGCTGGTACTGAAGCGGATCCGCGGCGACCACAGTCCCGGCCCCACCACGGTGAGGCCCGTAGCCAGCAGGATTGGCTGA
- a CDS encoding maleylpyruvate isomerase family mycothiol-dependent enzyme — protein sequence MAARHDLATDPGLQEDLLQARRGTAFFARKLNELTDAELDGGTRLPDWTRRHVVAHVGYNARAIARLIEWAATGVETPMYPSPEARNHEINFGATLSPIALRNLFDHSAVHLSVEWRDLPDANWANEVRTAQGRTVPASETVWMRTREVWIHAIDLDNGATFNDIPALVLERLLKDITGAWKTRGTDTGLVIKATNTAGNGTDLTFGDTTATDPTIITGSLPAVVEWATGRGTTGVTATGPNNNSITPAAPQWI from the coding sequence ATGGCAGCCCGCCACGACCTCGCCACCGATCCGGGCCTGCAGGAAGACCTCCTGCAGGCGCGGCGGGGCACCGCGTTCTTCGCCCGCAAACTCAACGAACTCACCGATGCAGAGCTCGACGGCGGCACCCGCCTTCCGGACTGGACCCGCCGCCACGTCGTGGCACACGTCGGCTACAACGCCCGTGCAATCGCACGCCTGATCGAATGGGCTGCCACCGGCGTCGAAACGCCCATGTATCCCTCCCCCGAGGCGCGGAACCACGAAATCAACTTCGGCGCGACCCTGTCTCCGATTGCGTTGCGGAACCTGTTCGACCACTCCGCGGTGCACCTGTCCGTCGAATGGCGCGACCTGCCCGACGCGAACTGGGCCAACGAAGTCCGCACCGCCCAAGGCCGCACAGTCCCCGCCTCGGAAACCGTGTGGATGCGCACCCGCGAAGTCTGGATCCACGCCATTGACCTGGACAACGGAGCCACGTTCAACGACATCCCAGCCCTCGTCCTCGAACGTCTGCTCAAAGACATCACCGGCGCCTGGAAAACCCGCGGCACAGACACCGGACTCGTCATCAAGGCCACCAACACTGCCGGGAACGGCACCGACCTCACGTTCGGCGACACCACCGCCACGGACCCGACGATCATCACCGGCTCCCTTCCCGCCGTCGTCGAATGGGCCACCGGCCGCGGAACTACGGGCGTCACAGCAACCGGACCCAACAACAACAGCATCACACCGGCAGCGCCACAGTGGATCTAG
- a CDS encoding SGNH/GDSL hydrolase family protein, whose amino-acid sequence MNAQSANGWSQGGSGSFGAGLHPWSRYVALGDSFTEGLGDPEPRSPGGLRGWADRVAEELSAGHDDFAYANLAISGRLLHQILEEQVGPALDLKPDLITLNAGGNDLLFHRSDPDKLALELDAGVAELASTGAAILLFTGPDWGATPVLGLARGKVAIYNENIRVVAARHDAVVADLWALRRLTDPRMWDPDRLHFSPLGQHTIATMVLDTLNVPHSLEPLTPKPLPERNWREARADDIVWAREHLFPWVVRRLTQRNADDGRHPKRPDPGPVFGAGMPPGTFVGNDPRHIADT is encoded by the coding sequence ATGAACGCCCAGAGTGCCAATGGATGGTCACAGGGCGGTTCCGGCAGCTTCGGGGCCGGCCTGCACCCGTGGAGCCGTTATGTGGCTTTGGGCGACTCGTTCACCGAGGGTTTAGGCGATCCGGAGCCGCGGAGCCCCGGCGGCCTCCGCGGGTGGGCGGACCGGGTGGCGGAAGAATTGAGCGCCGGTCACGATGATTTCGCCTATGCGAACCTGGCGATCAGCGGACGCCTGCTCCATCAGATCCTCGAAGAGCAAGTGGGCCCGGCACTGGACCTCAAGCCGGATCTGATCACCCTCAACGCCGGCGGCAATGACCTGCTCTTCCATAGGAGCGACCCCGACAAACTCGCGCTGGAACTGGACGCAGGCGTGGCAGAACTTGCCTCCACCGGCGCCGCCATCCTGCTGTTCACCGGGCCGGACTGGGGCGCTACCCCGGTGTTGGGCCTGGCCCGCGGCAAGGTTGCCATCTACAACGAGAACATCCGGGTAGTAGCTGCCCGCCATGACGCTGTGGTGGCGGATCTGTGGGCGCTGCGCCGACTCACCGATCCCCGGATGTGGGACCCGGATCGGCTGCATTTCTCGCCGCTGGGGCAGCACACCATCGCCACCATGGTGCTCGATACCCTGAATGTCCCACATTCCTTGGAGCCCCTAACGCCTAAACCCCTGCCCGAGCGCAACTGGCGCGAAGCACGGGCGGACGACATCGTCTGGGCGCGCGAACACCTCTTTCCGTGGGTGGTGCGCCGCCTGACGCAGCGGAATGCCGACGACGGCCGTCACCCCAAGCGACCGGACCCGGGCCCTGTCTTTGGCGCCGGGATGCCTCCCGGAACGTTCGTTGGCAACGATCCCCGGCACATCGCGGACACCTAG
- the idi gene encoding isopentenyl-diphosphate Delta-isomerase, protein MNATEMVVLLDDAGAPIGESPKSSVHTLETPLHLAFSCYLLNEAGEILLTRRSPEKKTWPGVWTNSFCGHPGPGEDFEDAVLRRAQFELGVDANRIELVLPDFRYRAVDPTGIVENEVCPVFVARISGALHPNPAEVADWAWISPSLLADALEHTPSAFSPWLGLQFPQLLKARALPLQAGADA, encoded by the coding sequence ATGAACGCGACAGAGATGGTGGTCCTCCTTGATGACGCCGGAGCTCCCATCGGGGAGTCCCCGAAGAGCAGTGTGCACACACTGGAAACCCCACTCCATCTGGCCTTTTCCTGCTACCTGCTCAACGAGGCCGGCGAAATTCTCCTGACCCGCCGTTCACCTGAGAAGAAGACCTGGCCGGGAGTCTGGACCAACAGCTTCTGCGGACACCCTGGACCGGGCGAAGACTTCGAAGACGCCGTGCTGCGGCGTGCGCAGTTCGAACTCGGGGTGGACGCGAACCGGATCGAACTCGTCCTCCCCGATTTCCGCTACCGGGCGGTGGACCCCACGGGCATCGTGGAGAACGAAGTGTGCCCCGTCTTTGTGGCCCGGATCAGCGGCGCACTGCACCCGAATCCCGCCGAGGTCGCTGACTGGGCCTGGATTTCGCCCTCGCTGCTCGCTGACGCTTTGGAGCACACGCCGTCCGCTTTCAGCCCCTGGCTCGGGCTGCAGTTCCCGCAGCTCCTCAAAGCGCGCGCGTTGCCCCTCCAAGCTGGGGCCGACGCATGA
- a CDS encoding polyprenyl synthetase family protein, with amino-acid sequence MTVTSGAIRSRTDLCAAIENELGGLIGKRASAAAAYGPNFARLWALAGRNVLGGKFVRPLLLMEMFDALEQAGSKQRETAINIAAAVELLHYAFLLHDDVIDGDLVRRGHPNLIGSLLAEAGELPDNTHGARSGSGLHWAQTGGILMGDMLLAATHQAFARADLPREPRLRLLDLLEHTINETVAGEQLDVGLGDGIIAPDLETILVMCGYKTATYTFELPLRAAATLAGADFAVETALATAGRHLGLAFQLQDDLLSTFGDPRRHGKDPFSDLREGKETAIIAHARTTSTWPDIEPYFGRPRLNGNEGEHVRRHLSDCGAEAFVQGLIEDQVQAFNTLLTSTIPPGARNVLLDLAGQLEGRQS; translated from the coding sequence ATGACCGTCACCTCCGGCGCCATTCGAAGCCGTACCGATCTCTGCGCCGCCATCGAAAACGAACTGGGCGGACTTATCGGCAAGAGGGCCAGCGCGGCAGCGGCCTATGGCCCCAACTTCGCACGGCTATGGGCGCTGGCAGGCCGGAATGTGCTCGGCGGCAAGTTCGTCCGGCCCTTGCTGCTCATGGAAATGTTCGACGCCCTGGAACAGGCCGGCTCCAAACAGCGCGAAACCGCCATCAACATCGCCGCCGCCGTCGAACTCCTCCACTATGCCTTCCTCCTCCACGATGACGTGATCGACGGCGACCTCGTCCGCCGCGGGCACCCGAACCTGATTGGTTCCCTCCTCGCGGAGGCCGGCGAACTCCCGGACAACACCCATGGCGCACGCAGCGGAAGCGGACTGCACTGGGCACAAACCGGCGGGATACTGATGGGTGACATGCTGCTCGCCGCCACGCACCAAGCCTTTGCGCGTGCCGATCTACCCCGGGAACCGCGTCTGCGCCTGCTGGACCTCCTGGAACACACCATCAACGAGACCGTTGCCGGTGAGCAACTGGATGTCGGCCTGGGCGACGGCATCATTGCCCCGGACCTCGAGACCATCCTGGTCATGTGCGGCTACAAGACCGCCACCTATACTTTCGAACTCCCGCTGCGGGCGGCCGCGACCCTGGCCGGCGCCGACTTCGCCGTCGAGACTGCCCTGGCAACTGCAGGCCGGCATCTGGGGCTCGCGTTCCAACTCCAGGACGACCTCCTGTCCACGTTCGGAGATCCCCGCCGCCACGGCAAAGATCCTTTTTCGGACCTCCGGGAAGGCAAGGAAACCGCCATCATCGCCCATGCCCGCACCACCAGCACGTGGCCGGACATCGAGCCCTACTTCGGCAGGCCCAGGCTAAATGGCAACGAAGGCGAGCATGTTCGCCGGCACCTCAGCGACTGCGGGGCGGAAGCCTTTGTCCAGGGCCTCATCGAAGACCAGGTACAGGCCTTCAACACACTGCTGACAAGCACGATTCCGCCGGGCGCACGCAATGTACTGCTTGACCTTGCGGGGCAGCTGGAAGGACGGCAATCATGA
- a CDS encoding fumarylacetoacetate hydrolase family protein: protein MRLLTLRTETGTKAVRQDGDTLTEIPGFADVGALLADPAWETTAAAANGATHAADGADLAAVVPAPGKIICVGHNYRNHIKEMGRDIPEHPTLFAKYQESLIGPNDDLALPQESDTVDWEAELAVIIGKKGRRIAEADAADHIAGYAVLNDISMRDYQFRTIQWLQGKTWENSTPFGPALVTRDEFTAGPLMTSAVDGEIQQSTPTGDLVFTPEFLVSYISTIITLNPGDVIATGTPGGVGHAQDPKRYLQEGQLLVTTIEGLGQLNNRVVKEA from the coding sequence ATGAGACTCCTCACCCTCCGCACCGAAACCGGAACCAAGGCCGTCCGTCAGGACGGCGACACCCTCACCGAAATCCCAGGCTTCGCCGATGTCGGCGCGCTGCTGGCGGACCCCGCCTGGGAAACCACCGCTGCGGCGGCCAACGGCGCAACGCACGCGGCCGACGGCGCGGACCTGGCCGCCGTCGTGCCCGCACCGGGAAAGATCATCTGCGTGGGCCACAACTACCGCAACCACATCAAGGAAATGGGCCGGGACATCCCCGAACACCCCACCCTGTTCGCCAAGTACCAGGAATCGCTGATCGGCCCGAATGATGACCTGGCGTTGCCGCAGGAATCGGACACCGTGGACTGGGAAGCCGAACTCGCCGTCATCATCGGCAAAAAGGGCCGCCGCATCGCCGAGGCAGACGCCGCCGACCACATCGCCGGCTACGCGGTCCTGAACGACATCAGCATGCGGGACTACCAGTTCCGCACCATCCAGTGGCTGCAGGGCAAGACGTGGGAGAACTCCACCCCGTTCGGCCCGGCCCTGGTCACCCGCGACGAATTCACCGCCGGCCCGCTCATGACCTCCGCCGTGGACGGCGAAATCCAGCAGTCCACCCCCACCGGCGACCTCGTCTTCACTCCGGAGTTCCTGGTCTCGTATATTTCCACGATCATCACCTTGAACCCCGGTGACGTGATCGCGACCGGCACCCCCGGCGGTGTCGGCCACGCCCAGGACCCCAAAAGGTACCTGCAGGAAGGCCAGCTCCTGGTCACCACCATCGAGGGCCTGGGCCAACTGAACAACCGCGTGGTCAAGGAAGCCTGA
- a CDS encoding EAL domain-containing protein, with product MAQEEGSLSPDGGAESVRPNGVDASPPAGATVSAETTASAAATMREQVKDIIESILADSEPRSEGARIKLRELVEANPDDPAGALLEHLLETRKEPSSAAAVPVQLESSSVHLESVGAARTVSVPVSHEVREGIQAILADKLLLTAFQPVHALPTGDVVGVEALTRFVGEDGAGADVWFNEAAAAGLGTELEIAALHCALTAAHDVPDNMSVALNLTPATSSDPRVRNLLAAASLAPDRIIVELTGSLADVEAQTGNDGLGPLRTLGLRVAISASGAALVSLERVEQLRPDIIKLDRHLIEGIEGSEGQRIRARAIVELAREIGAEVIAVGVETAEELQEVTALKITAAQGYLLGRPSVHPLDWSAWSIRAQAEAQPAG from the coding sequence ATGGCTCAAGAAGAGGGCTCTCTCTCACCGGACGGCGGTGCGGAATCCGTACGCCCGAACGGCGTTGACGCGTCACCGCCCGCTGGGGCGACCGTATCTGCTGAAACGACCGCGTCTGCCGCAGCGACCATGCGCGAGCAGGTGAAGGACATTATCGAGTCCATCCTTGCCGATTCTGAACCGCGCAGCGAAGGCGCCAGAATCAAGCTCCGCGAGTTGGTGGAAGCAAATCCGGACGATCCTGCGGGGGCCCTGCTGGAGCACCTGCTGGAAACGCGCAAGGAGCCTTCATCGGCAGCCGCCGTCCCCGTTCAACTTGAATCCTCCAGCGTCCACCTTGAGTCCGTTGGCGCCGCCCGGACCGTTTCAGTCCCCGTCAGCCACGAGGTGCGCGAAGGTATCCAGGCGATCCTCGCGGACAAGCTCCTCCTGACGGCCTTCCAACCTGTCCATGCACTCCCAACCGGCGATGTGGTTGGCGTGGAAGCATTGACAAGGTTCGTCGGAGAAGATGGTGCCGGCGCCGACGTCTGGTTCAACGAGGCTGCTGCCGCTGGGCTGGGGACCGAGTTGGAGATTGCTGCGCTGCACTGCGCGCTGACGGCGGCGCACGACGTCCCGGACAACATGTCTGTTGCACTGAACCTCACTCCGGCAACTTCCAGTGACCCGAGGGTGCGGAACCTGCTGGCCGCCGCGTCCCTCGCCCCGGACCGGATCATTGTTGAACTGACCGGCAGCCTGGCGGATGTTGAGGCCCAAACCGGCAACGACGGACTGGGGCCGCTGCGCACACTCGGCCTGCGGGTAGCCATCAGCGCATCCGGCGCAGCTTTGGTCTCCTTGGAGCGGGTGGAACAACTGCGCCCCGACATCATCAAACTGGACCGGCACCTGATTGAGGGCATCGAAGGCAGCGAGGGGCAACGGATCCGGGCCCGGGCCATCGTTGAGCTTGCCAGGGAGATCGGTGCCGAAGTCATTGCAGTCGGCGTCGAAACCGCGGAAGAACTCCAGGAAGTCACCGCGCTCAAGATCACCGCAGCCCAGGGATACCTCTTGGGACGCCCTTCGGTTCACCCCCTGGACTGGTCGGCTTGGAGCATCCGCGCGCAAGCGGAAGCCCAGCCTGCAGGCTAG
- a CDS encoding CPBP family intramembrane glutamic endopeptidase, whose translation MTSISTEASRTAVSWKLLPAALLSLSGVPLFAFGNELLGYGLLLAGVVTAAFIDYRLMRHLALIAAGMFIFSQVPLNADLSTEHMALMGGALALAVVVPWLVSRFVYREDIIKFPVNTGRKWPLAAKLYLVGVVALGYFILPVYLISTGVYQNWPDASDPDVFWRLFVGVNAVGIWDELFFICTTFTLLRQHFPDWLANLLQAVVFSSFLWEIGYQSWGPLLTFPFALLQGHTFKLTKSFTYVVSVHLLFDFVLFLALVHAHNREWLPIFLY comes from the coding sequence GTGACGTCCATCTCAACGGAAGCATCCCGCACCGCGGTCAGCTGGAAACTGTTGCCCGCAGCGTTGCTTTCCTTATCCGGTGTACCGCTCTTCGCCTTTGGCAACGAGCTTCTCGGGTACGGCCTGCTGCTCGCGGGTGTCGTCACGGCCGCTTTCATCGACTACCGGTTGATGCGTCACCTCGCGTTGATAGCTGCGGGCATGTTCATCTTCAGCCAGGTCCCCCTCAACGCGGACCTCAGCACCGAACACATGGCCCTCATGGGTGGTGCGCTGGCGCTGGCTGTCGTGGTGCCCTGGCTGGTGTCCCGCTTCGTGTATCGCGAAGACATCATCAAGTTCCCCGTCAACACCGGCCGTAAGTGGCCGTTGGCCGCAAAGTTGTACCTGGTTGGCGTAGTGGCACTGGGCTACTTCATTCTTCCCGTCTACCTGATCAGCACCGGCGTGTACCAAAACTGGCCCGATGCTTCCGATCCCGACGTCTTCTGGCGGCTCTTCGTTGGCGTCAATGCCGTGGGGATCTGGGACGAGTTATTCTTCATCTGCACCACGTTCACCCTGCTCCGCCAGCACTTCCCGGATTGGCTGGCCAACCTCCTGCAGGCCGTGGTGTTCTCCTCATTCCTCTGGGAGATCGGCTACCAATCCTGGGGTCCCTTGCTGACGTTCCCCTTCGCACTGCTGCAGGGCCACACGTTCAAGCTGACCAAGTCGTTCACCTACGTGGTGTCGGTGCACCTGCTTTTTGACTTCGTGTTGTTCCTGGCGCTGGTGCACGCCCACAACCGGGAGTGGCTGCCGATCTTCCTGTACTAG
- a CDS encoding lycopene cyclase domain-containing protein: MGVLYLLSLLLGIGCMLLLDHRFRLFFWRDAKAAAIVTAVGVLFLLFWDLAGIGLGIFLRGEGTIATGLLIAPELPIEEPVFLLFLVLCTMVLYTGSRRLLDRIPSTRSGKQRERVNV; encoded by the coding sequence ATGGGTGTCCTCTATTTGCTCTCGCTGCTGCTCGGGATCGGCTGCATGCTCCTGCTGGACCACCGCTTCCGCCTGTTTTTCTGGCGCGATGCCAAAGCAGCGGCGATCGTCACCGCCGTCGGGGTCTTGTTCCTTCTCTTCTGGGACCTGGCCGGAATCGGCTTGGGGATCTTCCTGCGCGGTGAAGGTACCATCGCGACAGGTCTGTTGATCGCCCCCGAGCTGCCCATCGAGGAGCCAGTCTTCCTGCTTTTCCTGGTGCTGTGCACGATGGTTTTGTACACAGGCTCCCGGCGGCTGCTTGACCGGATCCCGTCCACCCGCAGCGGGAAGCAGCGGGAGCGGGTGAACGTATGA
- a CDS encoding MarR family winged helix-turn-helix transcriptional regulator: MSSPEQIPEEAGTPVSFGIYHLDANDPNHELVDRSGLSESDVEQISDLMAALGRLREAEQRLSDASLRYMKLNQSDMRALHYLIICANHGVIATPGAIAAQLHISTASTTKLLDRLERAGHVTRHAHPSDRRALAIAITPATHDAAMRTVGRQQAKRFLAAARLTPAERETVMRFLDDMAREIEVTEEAWAGS, encoded by the coding sequence ATGTCCAGTCCAGAACAGATTCCTGAAGAAGCCGGGACCCCGGTTTCCTTCGGGATTTACCATTTGGACGCCAATGATCCGAACCACGAACTGGTGGATCGCTCAGGTCTGTCCGAATCTGATGTTGAGCAGATCAGTGACCTCATGGCTGCACTGGGAAGACTGCGAGAGGCCGAACAGCGACTCTCCGACGCCTCACTGCGGTACATGAAACTCAACCAATCAGACATGCGCGCACTGCATTACCTGATCATCTGCGCCAACCATGGCGTGATTGCCACCCCTGGCGCAATAGCCGCCCAGCTTCACATTTCGACGGCGTCCACCACCAAGCTGCTTGATCGGCTGGAACGCGCGGGCCACGTCACGCGACACGCCCACCCCTCCGACCGCCGCGCGCTTGCCATCGCCATCACGCCCGCAACGCACGACGCTGCTATGCGGACAGTCGGGCGGCAGCAGGCCAAGCGTTTTCTGGCTGCGGCCCGACTGACGCCCGCGGAACGTGAAACGGTGATGCGCTTCCTGGACGACATGGCCCGGGAAATCGAAGTGACCGAAGAGGCATGGGCAGGGAGCTAG
- a CDS encoding squalene/phytoene synthase family protein, giving the protein MSVATETSFIHFTRTAERAANQVIAAYSTSFGLACRLLGPRHRQHVRNIYALVRVADELVDGVTAEAGLSYQEQCDALAHFIDETHRAVKLGYSSDLIVHAFAQTARTAGIDDTLIDPFFDSMRMDLGERTDSLKGTGSRASSQQPAPLRFDADAHDGYVHGSAEVVGLMCLRVFMRDENIDDGDAAALQHGASRLGAAFQNINFLRDLADDTTRLGRSYLGTSDHLEDRDRMEWVSTIRSQLADANAVIPLLPRDARAAVRSALALFSALTDRIEQTTVDELYRHRVRVPDAVKAGLAARAVASTWMELHR; this is encoded by the coding sequence ATGAGCGTCGCCACCGAAACCTCGTTCATCCATTTCACCCGGACAGCCGAGCGCGCGGCCAACCAGGTCATCGCCGCCTACTCCACGTCCTTCGGCCTGGCATGCAGGCTGCTGGGACCAAGGCACCGCCAACACGTCCGCAATATTTATGCGCTGGTGCGGGTGGCGGACGAACTCGTCGATGGCGTCACTGCCGAAGCCGGCCTCAGCTACCAGGAACAGTGCGACGCCTTGGCCCACTTCATTGATGAGACCCACCGCGCCGTCAAACTCGGCTACAGCAGCGACCTCATCGTCCATGCATTTGCCCAAACGGCCCGGACTGCGGGCATCGATGACACGCTCATCGATCCGTTCTTTGACTCCATGCGCATGGACCTCGGCGAGCGCACTGACTCTCTCAAGGGCACCGGCTCACGCGCGTCTTCGCAACAGCCGGCACCCCTCCGCTTCGATGCCGATGCCCACGACGGCTATGTCCACGGCTCCGCCGAGGTGGTGGGGCTGATGTGCCTGCGCGTCTTCATGCGGGATGAGAACATCGACGACGGCGACGCAGCGGCTTTGCAGCATGGTGCCAGCAGGTTGGGCGCTGCTTTCCAAAACATCAACTTCCTGCGGGACCTCGCCGACGACACCACCCGCTTGGGCCGCAGCTACCTCGGCACCTCGGACCACCTTGAGGACCGCGATCGCATGGAATGGGTCAGCACCATCCGGTCCCAATTGGCCGATGCCAACGCCGTCATTCCGCTGTTGCCGCGCGACGCCCGGGCGGCAGTCCGCAGCGCCCTGGCCCTGTTCTCCGCACTGACGGACCGGATTGAACAGACAACCGTGGACGAGCTGTACCGCCACCGGGTGCGGGTTCCGGACGCCGTGAAGGCCGGCCTCGCCGCCCGCGCGGTCGCCTCTACCTGGATGGAGTTGCACCGATGA